One stretch of Lysobacter sp. KIS68-7 DNA includes these proteins:
- a CDS encoding NAD(P)-dependent alcohol dehydrogenase: MNTKAYGAHAGDKPLEPIDIQRRAPGPRDVQVEIKYCGICHSDLHTVRSEWPGTKYPCVPGHEIVGHVSAVGGEVKRFKVGDTVGVGCLVGSCQHCASCADGLEQYCENGFVGTYNGPTQDPPGYTFGGYSQRIVVDEKFVLKIRHPEEQLAAVAPLLCAGITTYSPLRHWKVGPGKKVGVVGIGGLGHMGIKLAHAMGAHVVAFTTSESKRKDAHDLGADEVVVSRDPAQMKPHGGSFHFILNTVAASHDLDAFTTLLKRDGTMCLVGAPEHPHPGPNVLVLIIGRKSIAGSFIGGLPETQEMLDFCAEHGIVSDIEMIRIQQIDEAYDRMLKSDVKYRFVIDSATLAQA; encoded by the coding sequence ATGAACACCAAAGCCTATGGCGCCCATGCCGGCGACAAGCCGCTGGAACCGATCGACATCCAGCGCCGCGCACCTGGTCCGCGCGACGTGCAGGTGGAGATCAAGTATTGCGGCATCTGCCATTCCGACCTGCACACCGTGCGCTCCGAATGGCCCGGCACGAAGTACCCCTGCGTCCCCGGGCACGAAATCGTCGGGCACGTCTCGGCCGTCGGCGGCGAGGTCAAGCGCTTCAAGGTCGGCGACACAGTGGGCGTGGGTTGCCTGGTCGGCAGTTGCCAGCATTGCGCGAGTTGCGCCGATGGCCTGGAGCAGTATTGCGAGAACGGCTTCGTCGGCACCTACAACGGGCCGACGCAGGATCCGCCCGGCTACACGTTCGGCGGCTATTCGCAGCGCATCGTCGTCGACGAAAAGTTCGTGCTGAAGATCCGCCATCCGGAAGAACAACTCGCCGCCGTCGCGCCGCTGCTGTGCGCAGGCATCACCACCTACTCACCGTTGCGCCACTGGAAGGTCGGGCCCGGCAAGAAGGTGGGCGTCGTCGGCATCGGCGGGCTCGGGCACATGGGCATCAAGCTTGCGCATGCGATGGGCGCGCACGTCGTGGCGTTCACGACGTCCGAAAGCAAGCGGAAGGATGCGCACGACCTGGGCGCGGACGAAGTCGTGGTGTCGCGCGATCCGGCACAGATGAAACCGCACGGCGGCAGCTTCCACTTCATCCTCAACACCGTCGCGGCCAGCCACGACCTGGATGCCTTCACCACGCTGCTCAAGCGCGACGGCACGATGTGCCTGGTCGGCGCGCCCGAGCATCCGCATCCGGGCCCCAACGTGCTGGTGCTCATCATCGGCCGCAAGTCGATCGCCGGCTCGTTCATCGGCGGCCTCCCCGAAACGCAGGAGATGCTCGACTTCTGCGCCGAGCACGGGATCGTGTCCGACATCGAGATGATCCGGATCCAGCAGATCGACGAGGCCTACGACCGCATGCTGAAGAGCGACGTCAAATATCGCTTCGTGATCGACAGCGCGACGCTCGCGCAGGCTTAG
- a CDS encoding DUF4136 domain-containing protein, with protein MHRTTLPAAFAALLLTACASSAPVVQTDHAQGVDFARYRTYTWVEEPHPQSPITHDKLIRAIDGQLAAKGLQRVPEGGDIALAGRLDTREDVSYHHFSVGLGVGGWGNNGGAGLGTSTGTSTPKTNLVGALVIDMYDAKTKQAIWRGTASGNAPTTPEKVDAALEATIPKLFATFPPK; from the coding sequence ATGCATCGCACAACGCTCCCCGCAGCCTTCGCCGCACTCCTGCTGACCGCCTGCGCCAGCAGCGCCCCCGTCGTGCAGACCGACCACGCACAAGGCGTGGACTTCGCCCGCTACCGCACCTACACCTGGGTGGAAGAACCGCACCCGCAATCGCCGATCACGCACGACAAGCTCATCCGTGCGATCGACGGACAGCTCGCCGCGAAAGGTTTGCAGCGCGTCCCCGAGGGCGGCGACATCGCCCTCGCCGGCCGCCTCGACACGCGTGAAGACGTCAGCTACCACCACTTCTCGGTCGGGCTGGGCGTCGGAGGCTGGGGCAACAACGGTGGCGCCGGCCTCGGGACCAGCACCGGCACGTCGACCCCGAAAACCAATCTCGTCGGCGCGCTCGTGATCGACATGTACGACGCGAAGACCAAGCAGGCAATCTGGCGCGGAACCGCCTCCGGCAACGCACCCACCACGCCGGAAAAGGTCGACGCGGCCCTGGAGGCCACGATCCCGAAGCTGTTCGCGACCTTCCCGCCGAAGTGA
- a CDS encoding STAS/SEC14 domain-containing protein, giving the protein MGHSVVVEAGAFVELRYSGAVTYEERAVAVDAVGRLLRESGLRRVLGDYRDAHIVESVPGARIDYVAKAISADILAGCRVAIIGLSPEHMRAAEMASIVRDITVKGFDDRESAIAWLAGG; this is encoded by the coding sequence ATGGGTCATTCAGTGGTCGTAGAGGCGGGTGCGTTCGTCGAGCTCCGCTACAGCGGTGCCGTCACCTACGAGGAACGGGCCGTCGCCGTGGATGCGGTGGGGCGCCTGTTGCGCGAGAGCGGCCTGCGCCGCGTGCTCGGCGACTACCGCGACGCGCACATTGTCGAATCCGTGCCCGGCGCGCGCATCGATTACGTCGCCAAGGCCATCAGCGCCGACATCCTGGCGGGCTGCAGGGTGGCGATCATCGGCTTGTCGCCCGAACACATGCGCGCGGCGGAAATGGCGAGCATCGTCCGCGACATCACGGTCAAGGGATTCGACGATCGCGAATCGGCGATCGCATGGCTGGCGGGCGGCTGA
- a CDS encoding VOC family protein, whose product MHRSRLCALLIDCNTDDIDAAARFWSAALGRDIDRDHPGTRGSYVMLDTRPEEPIVQLQRVEHESRVHLDIETDDIPAEVARLEKLGASVVRQLERWVVMQAPSGHRFCVVRVQRPGWPKDANTWE is encoded by the coding sequence ATGCACCGCTCGCGACTCTGCGCCCTGCTGATCGACTGCAACACCGACGACATCGACGCCGCCGCGCGTTTCTGGTCCGCCGCACTCGGGCGGGACATCGACCGCGACCACCCCGGCACGCGCGGCAGCTACGTCATGCTCGACACCAGGCCCGAGGAACCCATCGTGCAGCTGCAGCGCGTCGAACACGAAAGCCGCGTGCACCTGGACATCGAGACCGACGACATCCCGGCGGAAGTGGCGCGACTGGAAAAGCTGGGCGCGAGCGTGGTGCGGCAGCTCGAACGCTGGGTGGTGATGCAGGCGCCTTCGGGCCATCGCTTCTGCGTGGTGCGCGTGCAGCGGCCCGGATGGCCGAAGGACGCGAACACCTGGGAGTAG
- a CDS encoding low affinity iron permease family protein produces MATSKHKLFTRFAKKAAHFTGTPTCFVIALAIIVVWAATGPLFKFGDTWQLVINTGTTIITFLMVFLIQNTQNRDTEAMQIKLDELLRSHRPANNAMLDLEELEEEELDELRKTYEELARRSRDSRRK; encoded by the coding sequence ATGGCGACGAGCAAGCACAAGCTGTTCACCCGTTTCGCGAAAAAGGCCGCGCACTTCACCGGCACGCCGACCTGCTTCGTCATCGCGCTCGCGATCATCGTGGTCTGGGCGGCCACCGGTCCGCTGTTCAAGTTCGGCGACACCTGGCAGCTCGTGATCAACACCGGCACCACCATCATCACCTTCCTGATGGTGTTCCTGATCCAGAACACGCAGAACCGCGACACGGAGGCGATGCAGATCAAGCTCGACGAACTGCTGCGTTCGCACCGTCCCGCCAACAACGCGATGCTCGATCTCGAAGAGCTCGAGGAGGAGGAGCTCGACGAGTTGCGCAAGACGTACGAGGAACTGGCACGTCGCAGCCGCGATTCGCGGCGGAAGTGA
- a CDS encoding thioredoxin domain-containing protein has translation MLKIPVGPEDHAQGHPDAPVTLVEYGDYQCPYCGAAYPVIRRVQEALGDRLRFVFRNFPITQMHPEALRAASTAEFAGANGRFWETHDYLYENQTRLGPTLYARAVTAQGLSAEDLDAALRAGTYEERIRNDFNGGVRSGVNGTPSFFINGERYDGPADFDEMVEVLRQAAS, from the coding sequence ATGCTCAAGATTCCCGTGGGACCGGAAGATCATGCCCAGGGCCATCCCGACGCGCCGGTGACGCTCGTCGAATACGGCGATTACCAGTGCCCGTACTGCGGCGCGGCCTATCCGGTCATCCGGCGCGTGCAGGAGGCGTTGGGGGATCGACTGCGCTTCGTGTTCCGCAACTTCCCCATCACGCAGATGCATCCGGAGGCGCTGCGCGCGGCGTCGACCGCGGAGTTCGCCGGGGCAAACGGGCGTTTCTGGGAGACGCACGATTACCTGTACGAGAACCAGACCCGGCTGGGGCCGACGCTTTACGCACGCGCGGTGACGGCGCAGGGCCTGTCCGCGGAGGACCTCGATGCCGCCCTGCGCGCGGGCACTTACGAGGAGCGGATCCGCAACGACTTCAATGGCGGGGTCCGCAGCGGCGTCAACGGAACGCCATCGTTCTTCATCAACGGCGAACGCTACGACGGCCCCGCCGATTTCGACGAGATGGTCGAGGTGCTGCGCCAGGCGGCATCGTAG
- a CDS encoding redoxin domain-containing protein, which produces MAGILQAGTPAPDFRLNATPDQALSLGELRGRPVILAFYPADWSPVCGDQMALYNEVLPAFHQAGAHLLGISVDSVWCHQAFAQDRNLHFNLLADFEPKGEVARTYGVYDAEHGCSQRALFVLDKDGVIAWSYLSPVAVNPGADGILDALDALPGA; this is translated from the coding sequence ATGGCAGGAATCCTGCAGGCCGGCACGCCCGCACCCGACTTTCGCCTCAACGCCACGCCCGACCAGGCCTTGTCGCTGGGCGAACTTCGCGGCCGCCCCGTCATCCTCGCGTTCTATCCCGCCGACTGGAGCCCGGTCTGCGGCGACCAGATGGCGCTGTACAACGAAGTCCTGCCGGCGTTCCACCAGGCGGGTGCGCACTTGCTGGGCATTTCCGTCGACAGCGTGTGGTGCCACCAGGCATTCGCGCAGGATCGGAACCTCCACTTCAACCTGCTGGCCGATTTCGAACCGAAGGGGGAAGTCGCGCGCACCTACGGCGTCTACGACGCCGAGCATGGCTGCAGCCAACGCGCGCTGTTCGTGCTCGACAAGGACGGCGTCATCGCGTGGAGTTACCTGTCGCCGGTGGCCGTCAATCCCGGCGCCGACGGCATCCTCGATGCACTGGACGCACTTCCCGGCGCATGA
- a CDS encoding organic hydroperoxide resistance protein: MPSPLATEIYTAHAHVTGGREGAGKTSDGVLDVLLATPGTGKPGTNPEQLFAVGYSACFLSAMHIAALQSKVKWPKDAAIDTDVTLGQTANKEYQLHVVMNIDLPGLDAETKRKLVEAAHATCPYSRATRGDVEVEQGIK; this comes from the coding sequence ATGCCCAGTCCCCTTGCAACCGAGATCTACACCGCGCACGCCCATGTCACCGGTGGACGCGAAGGTGCCGGCAAGACCAGCGACGGCGTGCTCGACGTCCTGCTGGCAACGCCGGGCACCGGTAAGCCCGGCACGAATCCCGAACAGCTGTTCGCGGTCGGCTATTCCGCGTGTTTCCTCAGCGCGATGCACATCGCCGCGCTGCAATCGAAAGTGAAATGGCCCAAGGACGCGGCCATCGACACCGACGTCACGCTGGGCCAGACCGCGAATAAGGAATACCAGTTGCACGTCGTGATGAACATCGACCTGCCCGGGCTGGACGCGGAGACGAAGCGCAAGCTCGTCGAAGCGGCCCACGCGACATGCCCGTACTCGCGCGCGACGCGCGGCGACGTGGAGGTGGAGCAGGGGATCAAGTGA
- a CDS encoding PaaI family thioesterase yields the protein MTPNPAYIEAMQQLVRDSKFPQILGMTLAVLDFDRAQVTVDLDARHTHGFGMVHGGVFATLIDSATWWSAYMRIPETAGLVNVDLKLNYLKAMTGGSLRAEGRCLRAGRQISYAEATVLDERGDLVAHGTSTLMALPDKGLRVGVPKFLEEDRPA from the coding sequence ATGACGCCCAACCCCGCCTACATCGAAGCCATGCAGCAGCTCGTGCGCGATTCGAAGTTCCCGCAGATCCTCGGCATGACGCTCGCCGTCCTCGACTTCGATCGCGCCCAAGTGACTGTCGACCTCGACGCGCGACACACCCATGGCTTCGGCATGGTGCACGGCGGCGTCTTCGCCACGCTCATCGACAGCGCCACCTGGTGGTCGGCCTACATGCGGATCCCGGAAACGGCCGGATTGGTCAACGTCGATCTCAAGCTCAATTACCTCAAGGCGATGACGGGTGGAAGCCTGCGCGCAGAGGGCCGCTGCCTGCGCGCGGGACGGCAGATCAGTTATGCGGAAGCGACGGTCCTCGACGAGCGCGGCGACCTCGTGGCGCACGGCACATCCACGCTGATGGCGCTGCCCGACAAGGGCCTGCGCGTGGGCGTGCCGAAATTCCTGGAGGAAGATCGGCCCGCGTAG
- a CDS encoding alpha/beta hydrolase, giving the protein MGLITLLLGIARPAQAEVHPYSAAFHASEMAVSGGTQHVRVGGHGPAVLLLHGFGDTGDMWQPLAERLVKDHTVIVPDLRGMGLSSHPESGYEKTAQARDLAGILDALKIDKVQLVTHDIGNMVGYALAAQYPDRVSRWVIMDAPLPGLGSWDKQLLNPKVWHFNFRGPDVERLVQGRERILLDRFYNDMSANPARIDEQTRNHYAELYAKPGAIHDAFSGQFAAFSQDAKDNQALFAKGGKLRLPILAIGGDHSYGAAMKTELESVAEHVDGAVITDSGHWIMEEQPEQAIRAIEAFLQ; this is encoded by the coding sequence ATGGGCTTGATCACCCTGTTGCTCGGGATCGCGAGGCCGGCGCAGGCCGAGGTGCATCCCTACTCCGCTGCCTTCCATGCCTCCGAGATGGCCGTCAGCGGCGGAACCCAACACGTGCGCGTCGGCGGGCATGGCCCGGCCGTGTTGCTGCTCCACGGCTTCGGCGACACCGGCGACATGTGGCAGCCCCTGGCCGAGCGATTGGTGAAGGATCACACCGTCATCGTTCCCGACCTGCGTGGCATGGGCTTGTCTTCCCATCCGGAGAGCGGCTACGAGAAGACGGCGCAGGCGCGCGACCTGGCCGGCATCCTCGACGCGCTGAAGATCGACAAGGTGCAGCTGGTCACGCACGACATCGGCAACATGGTGGGGTACGCGCTGGCGGCGCAATACCCCGACCGCGTTTCGCGTTGGGTGATCATGGATGCGCCCCTGCCGGGGCTGGGCAGCTGGGACAAGCAGTTGCTCAACCCCAAGGTGTGGCACTTCAACTTCCGCGGACCCGATGTCGAGCGCCTCGTGCAGGGCCGCGAGCGCATCCTGCTCGATCGGTTCTACAACGACATGTCGGCGAACCCGGCGCGCATCGACGAACAAACGCGCAACCACTACGCCGAACTCTATGCGAAACCCGGCGCGATCCACGACGCGTTCAGCGGACAGTTCGCGGCGTTCTCGCAGGACGCGAAGGACAACCAGGCGCTGTTCGCCAAGGGCGGCAAGCTACGACTCCCCATACTGGCGATCGGCGGCGATCATTCCTACGGCGCCGCGATGAAGACGGAATTGGAATCCGTCGCCGAGCACGTGGATGGCGCGGTGATCACCGATTCGGGCCACTGGATCATGGAAGAGCAGCCGGAACAGGCGATACGCGCGATCGAAGCGTTCCTGCAGTAG
- a CDS encoding DMT family transporter — MASGIGAALLAALLFGASTPLAKLLIADTPPILLAGLLYAGSGLGLGTWLLIRRVRKQSVSAEAPLRRADVPWLSGAVLFGGVLGPVLLMLGLSLTPASSASLLLNLESVLTALIAWVVFRENVDVRIFLGMVAIVAGGVLLSWNATPTATVPWGALAIAGACACWAIDNNLTRVVSGGDPVQIAAIKGGVAGAINVGAALALGYRLPDAMHILSAGLIGLTGYGISLVAFVLALRHLGAARTGAYFSTAPFVGAGLSLLLLRETPGLSFWIAGGLMAFGVWLHVSEHHEHEHAHEAMDHEHLHVHDEHHQHAHDFEWDGREPHAHPHHHAPLVHSHPHYPDLHHRHDHE; from the coding sequence TTGGCGTCCGGCATCGGTGCCGCGCTGCTGGCGGCCCTGCTCTTCGGCGCCAGCACGCCGCTCGCCAAGCTGCTGATCGCCGATACGCCGCCGATCCTGCTCGCGGGGCTGCTCTATGCAGGATCGGGCCTCGGTCTGGGCACATGGCTGCTGATCCGACGCGTCCGCAAGCAATCCGTCTCCGCCGAAGCGCCCTTGCGGCGCGCGGACGTGCCGTGGCTCTCGGGCGCGGTCCTGTTCGGTGGCGTGCTGGGCCCAGTGCTGTTGATGCTCGGGCTCTCCCTCACGCCCGCTTCGTCCGCATCCCTGCTCCTCAATCTCGAAAGCGTCCTCACGGCCCTCATCGCGTGGGTCGTGTTCCGCGAGAACGTCGATGTCCGCATCTTCCTGGGCATGGTGGCGATCGTCGCGGGCGGTGTGCTTCTGTCGTGGAATGCGACGCCCACAGCAACGGTGCCGTGGGGCGCACTGGCCATCGCGGGCGCCTGTGCGTGTTGGGCCATCGACAACAACCTGACACGCGTGGTCTCGGGCGGCGATCCCGTGCAGATCGCGGCGATCAAAGGCGGCGTCGCGGGCGCGATCAACGTTGGCGCAGCGCTGGCACTGGGGTATCGATTGCCCGACGCCATGCACATCCTCTCGGCAGGATTGATCGGCCTCACCGGCTACGGCATCAGCCTCGTTGCGTTCGTGCTTGCGTTGCGTCATCTCGGCGCCGCCAGGACGGGCGCCTACTTCTCGACGGCGCCCTTCGTGGGCGCCGGGCTCTCGCTCCTCCTGCTACGCGAAACACCCGGACTGTCCTTCTGGATCGCCGGCGGCCTCATGGCATTCGGTGTCTGGCTCCACGTCAGCGAGCACCACGAGCACGAACACGCGCACGAGGCGATGGACCACGAGCACCTGCACGTCCACGACGAGCACCACCAGCACGCGCACGATTTCGAGTGGGATGGACGCGAGCCACACGCCCATCCCCACCATCATGCGCCGCTGGTCCACTCCCACCCGCACTACCCCGATCTCCACCATCGGCACGATCACGAGTAG
- a CDS encoding PepSY domain-containing protein, protein MKIRSATWLCASAAALFCVASLATAQTASQPATLTESQVTAKLTEAGYTKVHGVEKEGTHFDADAMKDGKAVHLHVDAMTGAITANPNESEESEAHEKHAKHT, encoded by the coding sequence ATGAAGATTCGATCCGCAACATGGCTCTGCGCGAGCGCCGCGGCGCTCTTCTGCGTGGCAAGTCTCGCCACGGCCCAGACCGCCAGCCAACCCGCAACGCTGACCGAAAGCCAGGTCACTGCGAAACTCACTGAAGCGGGTTACACCAAGGTGCACGGCGTCGAGAAGGAAGGCACCCACTTCGACGCCGATGCGATGAAGGACGGCAAGGCCGTGCATCTCCATGTCGACGCGATGACGGGCGCCATCACCGCCAACCCGAACGAGTCGGAAGAGAGCGAAGCGCACGAGAAGCACGCAAAGCACACGTAA
- a CDS encoding histone deacetylase family protein: MKLIHSPLHALHDGGMELFRGELVPCFEMPSRVDHILGAIERAGWAVEGPRDYDDAVLASVHDADYLAFLAGAYDAWRAEGRDGFLLAGAFPARGMRRDRVPTGLHARLGYYSFDAGSPIVAGTWQAARASAHCALTAADLVAAGDRSAYALCRPPGHHAGRAMFGGYCYINNAALAAQRLRDAGFAKVAALDIDYHHGNGTQDIFWTRDDVLFVSIHGDPNTEYPFYLGHADERGAGAGEGFNHNFPLPRGTEWARYAATLDTALDAVAAYVPDALVVSLGVDIFEGDPISGFKLGAETFPLLGARIASLGLPTVLVQEGGYAVSEIGDIVAGVLSAFA, encoded by the coding sequence ATGAAGCTCATCCACTCCCCGCTCCACGCACTCCACGACGGCGGCATGGAACTCTTTCGCGGCGAGTTGGTGCCGTGCTTCGAGATGCCTTCGCGCGTGGACCACATCCTGGGGGCCATCGAGCGCGCGGGATGGGCGGTGGAAGGTCCACGTGATTACGACGACGCCGTGCTCGCCAGCGTGCACGACGCCGACTACCTGGCGTTCCTGGCCGGCGCATACGACGCATGGCGCGCCGAGGGACGCGACGGATTCCTGCTGGCCGGGGCCTTCCCCGCACGCGGCATGCGACGCGACCGGGTGCCGACGGGACTGCACGCGCGCCTGGGGTATTACAGCTTCGATGCGGGCAGCCCGATCGTGGCGGGCACGTGGCAGGCGGCGCGTGCGTCGGCGCATTGCGCGCTCACGGCAGCGGATCTTGTCGCCGCCGGCGATCGCAGCGCGTATGCGTTATGCCGACCGCCCGGCCACCATGCGGGGCGCGCGATGTTCGGCGGCTACTGCTACATCAACAACGCCGCACTGGCGGCGCAGCGCTTGCGCGATGCCGGATTCGCCAAGGTCGCCGCGCTGGACATCGACTACCACCACGGCAACGGCACCCAGGACATCTTCTGGACGCGCGACGACGTGCTGTTCGTGTCGATCCACGGCGACCCGAACACCGAATATCCGTTCTACCTGGGCCATGCGGACGAGCGTGGTGCGGGCGCCGGCGAGGGCTTCAACCACAACTTCCCGCTGCCGCGCGGCACCGAGTGGGCGCGTTACGCGGCGACGCTCGACACGGCACTGGATGCGGTGGCCGCCTACGTACCGGATGCGCTGGTCGTCTCCCTCGGCGTGGATATCTTCGAGGGCGATCCGATCAGTGGATTCAAACTGGGGGCGGAGACGTTCCCGCTGCTCGGCGCGCGGATCGCGTCGCTGGGACTGCCGACGGTGCTGGTGCAGGAAGGCGGGTACGCCGTAAGCGAGATCGGCGACATCGTGGCCGGGGTGCTGTCGGCGTTTGCCTGA
- a CDS encoding DUF2185 domain-containing protein, which translates to MAKYKLSKDDIKPLAEGYGGCIATDKITVEGHPVRFMYRETPDNDVDSGWRFMSGLESDEYMDTPPNHDVYDINTIANYDPTIIPFLDAPEGSAFEKTPESERFIAVTDWAPDEA; encoded by the coding sequence ATGGCGAAATACAAGCTGTCCAAAGACGATATCAAACCCCTTGCAGAGGGCTATGGCGGGTGCATCGCCACAGACAAAATTACCGTCGAGGGCCATCCCGTGCGCTTCATGTATCGGGAGACACCGGACAATGACGTTGATAGTGGCTGGCGCTTCATGTCCGGATTGGAGAGTGATGAGTACATGGACACTCCCCCCAACCATGACGTCTACGACATCAACACCATCGCCAATTACGACCCAACGATCATTCCTTTCCTGGACGCTCCAGAGGGCAGCGCCTTCGAGAAGACTCCGGAATCGGAGAGATTCATTGCAGTCACTGACTGGGCACCCGATGAGGCCTGA
- a CDS encoding 7-cyano-7-deazaguanine synthase produces MDDKAPVNVFWTSGWDSTFRLLSLLLEHRLLVAPTYVVDPTRGSAGAERQAMARIREALFEQHPHTRELLLPVNEVPLAEIAPYPELTRAFRRLAVVHHLGDQYDWLARYCKQRGLDGVELSVERTFHGPHGVLHGRAIQVIDAHGLETFRVPPDYEDVDALALFGAFSMPLFDMTKEDTADVARRHGWLDLLGLTWFCHRPTRDGNPCGICNPCLYAIEQGFGWRVSERRRAMSAVYRRTLLPLRRIARSQMLKRRAKAEAEST; encoded by the coding sequence ATGGACGACAAGGCGCCGGTAAATGTGTTTTGGACCAGCGGGTGGGATTCCACCTTTCGCCTCTTATCCCTCCTGCTCGAACACCGCCTGCTTGTGGCGCCGACGTATGTCGTGGACCCCACGCGCGGCTCGGCCGGCGCGGAGCGCCAGGCGATGGCGCGGATCCGCGAGGCGCTATTTGAACAGCATCCGCACACGCGCGAACTGTTGTTGCCCGTGAACGAAGTGCCGCTCGCGGAGATCGCTCCATATCCTGAACTGACCCGCGCATTTCGCCGGCTCGCCGTGGTCCACCATCTCGGAGACCAATACGATTGGCTCGCGCGCTACTGCAAGCAACGCGGCCTCGATGGTGTCGAGCTGTCTGTCGAACGCACCTTCCACGGCCCGCATGGCGTGCTTCATGGCCGCGCGATCCAAGTGATCGATGCTCATGGCCTCGAGACGTTCCGCGTACCGCCCGATTACGAGGATGTCGATGCGCTTGCGCTCTTCGGCGCCTTCTCCATGCCGCTGTTCGACATGACGAAGGAAGACACAGCCGACGTGGCGCGCCGCCATGGCTGGCTCGACCTTCTGGGCCTTACTTGGTTCTGCCATCGCCCCACGCGCGATGGGAATCCCTGCGGGATCTGCAACCCGTGCCTGTATGCGATCGAGCAGGGCTTCGGTTGGCGCGTCTCTGAGCGCCGCCGCGCAATGTCCGCGGTGTACCGCCGCACCTTGTTGCCGCTCCGCCGGATTGCGCGGAGCCAGATGCTCAAACGGCGCGCGAAGGCCGAGGCTGAGTCGACTTGA
- a CDS encoding nuclear transport factor 2 family protein, giving the protein MKITLPTPIELYLQADAGNDERLFSVCFAADAEVRDEGRTIRGLDAIIAWKREAKQKYQYRVEPLAASQNGNTVLLIARLTGNFPGSPVELAYTFELRANQIVSLEIR; this is encoded by the coding sequence ATGAAGATCACACTGCCGACTCCCATCGAACTCTATCTGCAGGCTGATGCAGGCAACGACGAACGCCTGTTCTCTGTGTGTTTTGCCGCTGATGCCGAGGTCCGCGACGAAGGGCGCACGATTCGAGGTCTGGACGCCATCATCGCTTGGAAGCGAGAAGCGAAGCAAAAGTATCAGTATCGGGTCGAGCCATTGGCGGCCTCGCAGAACGGCAATACGGTGCTTCTGATAGCGCGTCTCACCGGCAACTTCCCCGGGAGCCCGGTCGAGTTGGCGTATACGTTTGAGCTGCGGGCGAACCAGATCGTCTCGCTCGAGATTCGCTGA